The genomic DNA ATCGATCCAATGCAAGCTTCAAAGGGAGTTTGTTCATGGTATGAACAAAATttatgtgaatatatatatatatatattattaaaaaagaaatccaCTAACTAGGATTACAGGGTTTGTGTGATAAGGATGGATAAAATTGTCAAAGCCAAAAAATTTGGTTGACTCGCATTTGGTCTTAGTATTAAATCTTACGAAACAACATACGACTTTAGTTTGTAATCTTTGTGGTAGGAGGATCGAGGGTCAATACTCCTTACCAAAATCTAAacttccattccattccaaccTCTGCCAGCTGATCCATGAAGCCATGAGCCATCAAGGCAGGCAGATTGTGGGCTGCGCTTTGATCCCTTGTTCTTATTATTAGACTTTTagtatattatatgttatatggCCTTTCACGGAATGCATGCACGTGAGAAGGAAAtcaccaaaatgaaaatatcaaaCCCCCTTTTCAACCTAACGTCATCTAATCCATCGCTTATCTACAATTGCAATTTGAGGATATCTCAATAGATGGTGTAGTTTGCAGTTCGAAGAGATAGAGATGTGACTAGGATTGATCTCTACAATAGTTCCATCAAGGCAAGTTTGGTGGATCATCGTACAAATTAATGTCGGAATAGGACACCCCCTCCCAAACAGTGACGATAATATTTGGCAGTACCCCATCTCCATGTGTAGAAATAAGAACTAATAAAAGCTGCGGATTATGATGGGTTCAAGAGAAAGTTGCGAAGCCCTTTTCCTGTTTCCATGGAAAACGAATTTGTAAGTCTCGGAATCGATGTGGATCCAATTTGGAGACCCCCCTCCCCCCTGATTTGAATTTGGCGATACCTACCTCCCTAATGGCATCAGTATAGAAAGTGACGCATCCTTATCTTGCCTGCTTGCTAATTAATTAAGGGTAATGTGTAATATTACATCCAATTCCAATCTAATCGTGACGTGGTACTATGATCTTACTACTACGTccttaattaacttaattttcgtgattaattaattaacacgTGGTTTAATATTTCTGTTTTAGGCTTAAAATTATCaatgttgaatttttattttttttggttaagtAAATGATAAGACTATGAATTAAGAAACTCTCATTTAAGTATGAGTCATGATTTTACCTTAATTTGCGCCACACTCAAGCCACTCTTGTGGTTGACATTTGGggttaataactattttttagaGATTAGAGAATTCAACCCAAACTCTCATTAAATTGTAATAGAATTCGTTTGTTTACAGgtagatattaaaaattatataaattctaaCAAAAGATAacattaagaattaaaatactCAAATACGAGATCTCTCCCTGTCACCAAACATATATCGAGTCATGTTATTTGTACatcatttatgtatattttagaCTACATAAGgcacataaatgacataaatatcCATCGCCTCATTGTTCATCACCTGCCTTAAATaaggatattttaaatattaatacatCATTGTGTATACGTACATCATCATTGtgtaatttaaaatgtaatatttttttcattaaaatacaACTTGGATGGTGTGAATATTGAAATAGATTAGGATGGCTTGTTTTGAATCTTGAGATGCATGGGGTCACATTTTCTCACTAATCCATTTATTTTCTTGGTTAAACAATTCGTCATAggaactttaaataaaaaaatcactctTAATTGAGAACTTATATCCAGTCTTCGGTTTAATTGAAGAAATTATACACTTATTTCATATGCTTTTTATATTTGACCCCTGACTTTAGACCTTATGATACTTTTATTGGACCACATGGATACATGGAAActttatacatttttaaatcTAATGAGAATTAACAACGTTATCTCTTTAACAGAAAAATCAGAGTACTTTCCTCATCCTTACCATGGACTTCAACCTATGACTTGATACTGCCAAGTGTCTAATGAGACTTAAAACCAATGGTTACTTAAACAAATCATACCATTACATtacattatttaaataagattttgtaTTATAAAAGATATGAAATCTAGGATGAGATTAATTTATGCAACACACATGAATGTAAGTAGGATGAGTTATACTGcctaaatgtgtgtgtgtgtgtgtgggggggggggggggggggggggcgcaatGGTTTGACAAAAAATTCCGTTTTTATTGCCATTAATATGAAGTTGGACATTTTGGTACTTCTTCTATCAATTTACTTCCTTATATATAACGGGACCAACTGAAATCAGCCGACTCTTTTTTTGTGGTTAATCAATATCTGCCGACTTTTATCCCTCTTTGAATCCTTTCACACAAGAGATCATATATActtaagcatatatatatttttttatataaaatatatatatagagagagagagggagagggagagacgTTGTTTGACTTGATAGCCGTCAGGGAAGAACAGAGAACCGTCAACTAGTTTACACGTGGAAAGATCCCAACGGTGGTCCCAGAGCTCCACACACACGCACGCCATTTGTTTCGTGCCTCGTGCGTGCGTTCCCTTCTCTCCCCTTCTACCTCTATATATACCGCTCTAATCCAGATTTACTCCTTTCATTACACATCACTTCCTTCTTCGTCTTTCTCTTCCTCACATCCATAATAGAGTACAGCACCAgcatttccttctctctctctctctctctccctctccctctcactCTCTGGTTAGTTGTATTATATATCCATGGCGGGGGGAGGAATAGCGGCTCCGGCTGCCGGAGGGACGGAGTTCGAGGCCAAGATCACGCCCATAGTCATCATCTCCTGCATCATGGCCGCCACCGGCGGCCTCATGTTTGGTTACGACGTCGGCGTTTCAGGTTACTCTTCATTCATATTCTTGAGGTcttaaattaatgtttaatttaatctGTATATGTTTATGATCAACTAGTCTTGATTTCTTCTTGATCATTCAATTCTTTCTCCGCCATTTCATGCCCGTGAGCATCGATCGGCCTGCAATACGATCACCTTTGCCTCttgcatttcttcttcttgatcatTGATTGCTTCACGGTTCGTACTATGATTTAGGTCAAAAGAAGAGGAGCACgtaaatattatacatatatatttatttatttattttgtaaatatttaaaaaaataagaataatgaaATCATACTGAAAAGGTCCACACCACAGGGCTAGGAGTAGGACATGCTCGTCAGTCGTCCTCTCTGTCCCTGAAACAGTACAACCAACAGCCAATCGATTGCAAGCGtgtaaaataccaaaaatgtcACCTAAACTTCATACAGATATAAGGGGTTATTTTGACAATTTACGTAATTTCATTTCgctgttttctttttctcgGGGGAGTGTGGGGCCGGGGGGTTGTTGTTGTTCAGTTAGTGtttgttaataattatttttcctttcagaaGATTGGAAAAGCTTAGACATAACTCACCGACAATTAAAAAACAACCCGGCCCCTATAATatgtttccttttccttttctaattaattcatttaattGATTACTCAATCAATTTCCTTTTCTAATTGGATAATGTTACTGTAAGAAGCAGAATTTTTGGTAatgtttttgtttgtaatttgtGTCAAACACAGGTGGTGTTACTTCAATGGGACCTTTCTTGAAAAAGTTCTTCCCGGTGGTTTACAGAAAGACAAAAGTGGAGCAGCATCTGGGCAGCAACTACTGCAAATATGACAATCAAGGCCTGCAACTGTTCACGTCGTCTCTGTATTTGGCCGGTTTGACCGCAACCTTCTTCGCCTCCTACACCACCAGGAGGCTCGGCCGGCGGATCACTATGCTCATCGCCGGCTTCTTCTTCCTAGTCGGTGTGGTGTTCAATGCTGCCGCTCAGGACCTTGCCATGCTCATTATTGGACGCATCTTGCTCGGCTGTGGCGTCGGATTCGCTAATCAGGTTCTTTACatatcacttttatttttgtattcattttttgatgagattttttttttatccgcTTACAACACAAATGGTATTTATATAATACAACTTTCATATTACACACCAAATCTTCACGTTATAAATAGCAAGATTAGATGACGTCCAAAAAGTGATTAGAGAGAGGGGTATTAAGAAGTTCAAAACTTGTGACTCAAGACCTTTGGGAACggaacaaaagaagaaaaagctgAAGGCAATGGGCCATCGCCACACCTTTTGGATGGTGTCTGGAAAAGTcctcaaaagcccaaattcccAATTTCCATTCAGCTTCCTTCCCTGAAGTGTTGGCCTCTGCTCTGATTCCAGGGTTAATGATCGATGGCTTTGAATTTACTGATACTGCACCTTTCCATCATTGTCgggtttgaaaaatccaacaCCTCCTCTCTCTCTGACAAGACCACtttgatcattttattttttttccttccatcACTTATCTATCTATTACTTTGGccaatatattttaatttacgCTTTTCTTAACCGATTACTCGATTGGACAACATTTGATCAATATTGATTTTCACAAGAGTGCTGACAGATTGGGATAGAATATGTAAAccttttttcccaatttttttttataaatgttcTAGGAAATGGGGCTGATATTACCCTTTTAataaaaacagtttatatcttatgaaaattgaaggaaataTTATGAAGATTAAcgttttctctcttaattttattatggtgaaaaagatttaacaaaaaatgatCACTTCTATCTGCTTCTTATAATTTTGACCACTTATTTAATTGATGCCTTTTCTTGTTCGTGGAagctttgtgtgtgtgtttgtgtttgcGTTGATTAGAATAAATTAGCTTCCAAAGAGCttcaataactaaaaaaatggattaataataaaaaattatgcctCCAATTAGAGCGTCACGTTTGTAGAACCTATGTAAAATCCTAATTGGTGGTATGCATACGTGATGACATAACAGTATTGGACAAAGCCAGTGACAAATATTACTAATTAATCCAGATgacacattttttatattatcaaatAGGTTTTTGCGTAGACGATCAAGATTCTTCATATGTTAAAGGGATTTGATGATCTTATAAAAGTTATAAATTTGCGCCAATCTTTCAGGCAGTTCCGCTGTTCCTCTCAGAGATAGCACCTACCAGAATACGTGGGGGACTCAACATACTGTTCCAACTCAACGTGACCATTGGTATTCTCTTCGCCAATCTGGTCAACTACGGCACTGCAAAGTAAGTTACCCTTTTCGACAACCTCTCATCCCCTCCCATTTTATATTTCTCttttaaaacaatataaattataaaatgagagGAATCCAACAAAGTTTTGTTCAAATTTTGGGTTTTCTTGACTCGTCtttgtgtgggggggggggggggggggggggggggggtgacgTGAGGATTGAACTTCAATGCCTCAAAATTCCAGGAATCCCGGTCCACCCACTGAAATTTTACATCAAAGCAGATTATCAAATGTATCCTGATGGCTGCTGATGGATATAAATTATGATACTTGACACGATTTGATTGGCCGAAATAACTGCTCCAATGAATAAAATGCGCATTTTGCGTTTTCTTTAATAATCACAATAATTGTTAAACTAAAGATAGAATGAGCACTTTTTCCAATCAACTCAACGTTTCTACTGATTAAATCAATTCAAGTATCATTGTTGGTTGATCAACTAGTCCAACTAGAAGAATACAAGGGAGCGTAAAAACCCATGTGAAAGTGGTCGGTCCACAACGCTTTGAGACCGTTTGCCTTGCAGAGTGCTTGACCAAAAGGATAATGCTACATCCCAAAAATAAAGTGTTTTTGTCAGGGCTACCGCTTGGTGGCAAAGatatcactataaaaaaaaatggcttttgGTCAAGCCATTTATAAGGTGACTCAAAACTAATTAGTTTTTACAGGATAAGTAATCTAGTCGGCAGGGATTTTAGACTTCTTTGCTTTTTGCTAAGTGGGGGTTTTAGACTTTGATAGTGTAAAATTCGTTACTGATCATCAACGTGTTTAATTTCCTTGCAGGATCAAAGGAGGGTGGGGCTGGAGGCTGTCACTAGGGTTGGCTGCTGTCCCGGCCGTCCTCCTAACCCTCGGGGCCCTCTTCGTTGTGGACACCCCCAACAGCCTGATCGAGCGCGGCCGCCTGGAAGAAGGCAAGTCTGTTCTCAGGAGGATCCGAGGCACTGACAAGATTGAACCCGAGTACCAGGAGCTTCTCGAGGCCAGCCGCATTGCCAAAGAAGTCAAGCACCCCTTCCGCAACCTCCTCAAGAGGAGGAATCGCCCTCAGCTCATCATTGCCGTCTCCTTGCAGGTAAATTCATATAGCTTGCCCATATAGTGcgatcatatttaattaatttattgtttgttgttGTAAATTTTACTTAAAGAAGGACTTAATAATGGTTTTTCTACTACAGATCTTCCAGCAATTCACTGGCATCAATGCAATCATGTTCTACGCCCCAGTGCTCTTCAACACACTGGGATTCAAGGACGATGCCTCCCTCTACTCAGCGGTCATAACCGGCGCAGTGAACGTGATCTCCACCGTGGTCTCCATCTACTCCGTCGACAAACTGGGCCGCCGGGTTCTCCTGCTGGAAGCCGGCGTCCAGATGATCCTCTCCCAAACGGTGATCGCCGTAATTCTGGGCATCAAGGTCAAGGACCACTACAGCAGCCTCCACGGCGGCTACTCCGTCCTGGTGGTGATCATGGTGTGCACATTCGTGTCGGCCTTTGCCTGGTCCTGGGGGCCTCTGGGATGGCTGATCCCGAGCGAGACCTTCCCGCTGGAAACCCGGTCGGCGGGGCAGAGCGTCACGGTCTGCGTGAACCTGCTCTTCACGTTCGTGATCGCTCAGGCCTTCCTCTCAATGCTGTGCCACTTCAAGTACGGCATCTTCCTGTTTTTCGCCGGGTGGGTGGTGATCATGTCGATCTTCGTGCTGTTTCTGTTGCCGGAGACGAAGAACGTGCCGATAGAGGAGATGACGGAGAGAGTGTGGAAGCAGCACTGGCTGTGGAAGAGGTTCATGGACGATGAGGGAGAGACTGGCGGGAATATGAATGGCAATAAAATTGGTCGCACCAATGGGTTTGATCCCGCTTCCCAGTTGTAAAAACTGATGATGAGGATTCATCTTTTTCGGCTAAACCTGGAATCAAGTGAATTAGTGAAAGTTagattaaataaatccaattgATACACCACGGTTTTACGTTAATTACCACTTATATCtctgtacatatatatacagtCGTC from Diospyros lotus cultivar Yz01 chromosome 4, ASM1463336v1, whole genome shotgun sequence includes the following:
- the LOC127800467 gene encoding sugar transport protein 13-like, whose translation is MAGGGIAAPAAGGTEFEAKITPIVIISCIMAATGGLMFGYDVGVSGGVTSMGPFLKKFFPVVYRKTKVEQHLGSNYCKYDNQGLQLFTSSLYLAGLTATFFASYTTRRLGRRITMLIAGFFFLVGVVFNAAAQDLAMLIIGRILLGCGVGFANQAVPLFLSEIAPTRIRGGLNILFQLNVTIGILFANLVNYGTAKIKGGWGWRLSLGLAAVPAVLLTLGALFVVDTPNSLIERGRLEEGKSVLRRIRGTDKIEPEYQELLEASRIAKEVKHPFRNLLKRRNRPQLIIAVSLQIFQQFTGINAIMFYAPVLFNTLGFKDDASLYSAVITGAVNVISTVVSIYSVDKLGRRVLLLEAGVQMILSQTVIAVILGIKVKDHYSSLHGGYSVLVVIMVCTFVSAFAWSWGPLGWLIPSETFPLETRSAGQSVTVCVNLLFTFVIAQAFLSMLCHFKYGIFLFFAGWVVIMSIFVLFLLPETKNVPIEEMTERVWKQHWLWKRFMDDEGETGGNMNGNKIGRTNGFDPASQL